The Rhododendron vialii isolate Sample 1 chromosome 5a, ASM3025357v1 genome contains a region encoding:
- the LOC131325768 gene encoding calmodulin-binding protein 60 B-like isoform X2 — protein sequence MIHIRNLEFDAVGRRSTTNLKTNETLPNSDDFTASSRKREKVDSGLSFDLRSMKKRFKDEAAPDILKSPITESVSKTNRDLLGIFDTAEVQEEVEHAIVSSFHSSSTTSLATVWQLHFVNKLPSTLFTSSRIESADGNSVKIVILNSVSKEVMSSGPLSSLKIEIVVLNGDFRPDYQEVDWTEKEFNANIVCEREGKRPLVTGELVITLRDGVGYVGDASFTDNSSWIRSRKFRLGARPVQSKLPEVRIREARSEAFIVKDHRGESYKKHHPPNLNDEVWRLEKISKGGTYHKALLGKGITTVQEFLQSYSVDPSSLRRVLGGMSNKIWETITEHATACVLDDNLYIYYKDGERIGLVFNSIFRVVGATFDGQSYQSLNMLNEFQMGLVENLKRHAYTNLHELVRLDAPPAIGPAMLPSSLLAEPYSRSRSQLQDVNLTVVHPESEEARSQQTNQSTLSAPRLEGHGCGSSYGIEVPSCCDPASTQPMSIISHPMPTMPHIMPPLAPSQDTSSVTVKATYEDDIIKFQLPLTSGITELKKEVEMRLELELDSFNLKYKDEDGDWILLPCDKDLRNYLQLFSSLVNPIIKLLVVDKIAKRTNLCKSRRGSLKGKQ from the exons ATGATCCACATTCGTAACCTAGAGTTCGACGCCGTCGGCCGCCGTTCCACCACCAATCTGAAAACCAATGAAACACTTCCGAATTCGGACGACTTCACGGCCTCCTCTAGGAAACGCGAGAAGGTAGACTCTGGATTGAGCTTTGACCTGAGGTCGATGAAGAAAAGATTTAAGGACGAAGCGGCGCCCGATATCCTAAAGTCCCCGATAACCGAAAGCGTATCGAAGACGAACCGCGACTTGCTGGGGATTTTCGACACAGCGGAG GTGCAGGAGGAAGTGGAGCACGCAATTGTATCCTCGTTTCACTCCTCTTCAAC GACATCATTAGCAACGGTTTGGCAATTGCATTTTGTCAATAAGTTGCCGTCTACCCTTTTCACAAGCAGCAGGATAGAATCTGCGGATGGCAATTCCGTTAAGATAGTTATCCTTAATTCTGTTTCCAAGGAGGTTATGTCATCCGGCCCTCTTTCTTcacttaaaattgaaattgtagtGCTTAACGGTGATTTTAGGCCTGATTATCAAGAGGTGGATTGGACTGAGAAGGAGTTCAATGCAAATATTGTGTGTGAAAGAGAGGGCAAAAGGCCATTGGTGACTGGGGAGTTGGTAATTACATTGAGAGACGGGGTTGGTTATGTTGGTGATGCCAGCTTTACTGATAATTCGAGCTGGATAAGAAGTCGAAAGTTTAGGTTAGGAGCAAGACCTGTTCAAAGCAAGTTGCCTGAAGTAAGAATTAGAGAAGCGAGAAGTGAAGCCTTCATAGTGAAAGATCATCGCGGAGAGT CATATAAGAAGCATCATCCTCCAAACTTGAATGATGAAGTATGGCGGTTAGAGAAGATATCAAAAGGTGGAACATACCATAAAGCGTTACTTGGCAAAGGAATTACCACAGTCCAGGAATTCCTGCAGTCGTATTCTGTTGACCCTTCTTCACTACGCCGT GTACTTGGTGGGATGTCAAATAAGATATGGGAGACGATCACAGAACATGCTACTGCTTGTGTTTTAGACGATAACTTGTACATCTACTACAAGGATGGAGAAAGGATTGGGCTTGTGTTCAATTCCATCTTCAGAGTTGTAGGAGCAACCTTTGATGGCCAGAGTTACCAGTCTCTGAATATGCTCAATGAATTTCAGATG GGTTTGGTGGAAAATTTGAAGAGGCATGCTTACACAAATTTGCACGAGTTGGTTCGGCTTGATGCTCCACCAGCGATTGGACCTGCAATGCTACCATCAAGCCTACTAGCTGAACCCTATAGCAGATCAAGATCTCAGCTGCAGGATGTTAACTTAACAGTGGTGCATCCAG AAAGCGAAGAAGCAAGGAGCCAACAGACCAACCAATCAACACTGTCCGCCCCTCGTTTGGAGGGGCATGGCTGTGGATCTAGCTATGGGATAGAAGTGCCTTCATGTTGTGACCCAGCTTCGACCCAACCCATGTCTATTATTTCCCACCCGATGCCTACAATGCCCCACATAATGCCTCCTCTCGCACCAAGCCAAGATACAAGTTCCGTGACTGTGAAGGCAACGTATGAGGATGACATAATAAAATTCCAGCTCCCTCTCACATCTGGAATTACTGAACTGAAGAAAGAAGTGGAAATGAGACTAGAGTTAGAGCTCGATAGTTTCAACTTGAAGTATAAGGATGAGGATGGGGACTGGATTTTGTTACCATGCGACAAGGACTTGAGGAACTATCTACAACTTTTCAGCTCATTGGTAAATCCAATAATCAAACTGTTGGTTGTTGATAAGATTGCCAAACGCACTAACTTGTGTAAAAGCCGTAGAGGATCATTGAAGGGGAAACAGTAA
- the LOC131325768 gene encoding calmodulin-binding protein 60 B-like isoform X1: MIHIRNLEFDAVGRRSTTNLKTNETLPNSDDFTASSRKREKVDSGLSFDLRSMKKRFKDEAAPDILKSPITESVSKTNRDLLGIFDTAEVQEEVEHAIVSSFHSSSTTSLATVWQLHFVNKLPSTLFTSSRIESADGNSVKIVILNSVSKEVMSSGPLSSLKIEIVVLNGDFRPDYQEVDWTEKEFNANIVCEREGKRPLVTGELVITLRDGVGYVGDASFTDNSSWIRSRKFRLGARPVQSKLPEVRIREARSEAFIVKDHRGESYKKHHPPNLNDEVWRLEKISKGGTYHKALLGKGITTVQEFLQSYSVDPSSLRRVLGGMSNKIWETITEHATACVLDDNLYIYYKDGERIGLVFNSIFRVVGATFDGQSYQSLNMLNEFQMQGLVENLKRHAYTNLHELVRLDAPPAIGPAMLPSSLLAEPYSRSRSQLQDVNLTVVHPESEEARSQQTNQSTLSAPRLEGHGCGSSYGIEVPSCCDPASTQPMSIISHPMPTMPHIMPPLAPSQDTSSVTVKATYEDDIIKFQLPLTSGITELKKEVEMRLELELDSFNLKYKDEDGDWILLPCDKDLRNYLQLFSSLVNPIIKLLVVDKIAKRTNLCKSRRGSLKGKQ; this comes from the exons ATGATCCACATTCGTAACCTAGAGTTCGACGCCGTCGGCCGCCGTTCCACCACCAATCTGAAAACCAATGAAACACTTCCGAATTCGGACGACTTCACGGCCTCCTCTAGGAAACGCGAGAAGGTAGACTCTGGATTGAGCTTTGACCTGAGGTCGATGAAGAAAAGATTTAAGGACGAAGCGGCGCCCGATATCCTAAAGTCCCCGATAACCGAAAGCGTATCGAAGACGAACCGCGACTTGCTGGGGATTTTCGACACAGCGGAG GTGCAGGAGGAAGTGGAGCACGCAATTGTATCCTCGTTTCACTCCTCTTCAAC GACATCATTAGCAACGGTTTGGCAATTGCATTTTGTCAATAAGTTGCCGTCTACCCTTTTCACAAGCAGCAGGATAGAATCTGCGGATGGCAATTCCGTTAAGATAGTTATCCTTAATTCTGTTTCCAAGGAGGTTATGTCATCCGGCCCTCTTTCTTcacttaaaattgaaattgtagtGCTTAACGGTGATTTTAGGCCTGATTATCAAGAGGTGGATTGGACTGAGAAGGAGTTCAATGCAAATATTGTGTGTGAAAGAGAGGGCAAAAGGCCATTGGTGACTGGGGAGTTGGTAATTACATTGAGAGACGGGGTTGGTTATGTTGGTGATGCCAGCTTTACTGATAATTCGAGCTGGATAAGAAGTCGAAAGTTTAGGTTAGGAGCAAGACCTGTTCAAAGCAAGTTGCCTGAAGTAAGAATTAGAGAAGCGAGAAGTGAAGCCTTCATAGTGAAAGATCATCGCGGAGAGT CATATAAGAAGCATCATCCTCCAAACTTGAATGATGAAGTATGGCGGTTAGAGAAGATATCAAAAGGTGGAACATACCATAAAGCGTTACTTGGCAAAGGAATTACCACAGTCCAGGAATTCCTGCAGTCGTATTCTGTTGACCCTTCTTCACTACGCCGT GTACTTGGTGGGATGTCAAATAAGATATGGGAGACGATCACAGAACATGCTACTGCTTGTGTTTTAGACGATAACTTGTACATCTACTACAAGGATGGAGAAAGGATTGGGCTTGTGTTCAATTCCATCTTCAGAGTTGTAGGAGCAACCTTTGATGGCCAGAGTTACCAGTCTCTGAATATGCTCAATGAATTTCAGATG CAGGGTTTGGTGGAAAATTTGAAGAGGCATGCTTACACAAATTTGCACGAGTTGGTTCGGCTTGATGCTCCACCAGCGATTGGACCTGCAATGCTACCATCAAGCCTACTAGCTGAACCCTATAGCAGATCAAGATCTCAGCTGCAGGATGTTAACTTAACAGTGGTGCATCCAG AAAGCGAAGAAGCAAGGAGCCAACAGACCAACCAATCAACACTGTCCGCCCCTCGTTTGGAGGGGCATGGCTGTGGATCTAGCTATGGGATAGAAGTGCCTTCATGTTGTGACCCAGCTTCGACCCAACCCATGTCTATTATTTCCCACCCGATGCCTACAATGCCCCACATAATGCCTCCTCTCGCACCAAGCCAAGATACAAGTTCCGTGACTGTGAAGGCAACGTATGAGGATGACATAATAAAATTCCAGCTCCCTCTCACATCTGGAATTACTGAACTGAAGAAAGAAGTGGAAATGAGACTAGAGTTAGAGCTCGATAGTTTCAACTTGAAGTATAAGGATGAGGATGGGGACTGGATTTTGTTACCATGCGACAAGGACTTGAGGAACTATCTACAACTTTTCAGCTCATTGGTAAATCCAATAATCAAACTGTTGGTTGTTGATAAGATTGCCAAACGCACTAACTTGTGTAAAAGCCGTAGAGGATCATTGAAGGGGAAACAGTAA